From a region of the Flavobacterium branchiarum genome:
- a CDS encoding aminotransferase class I/II-fold pyridoxal phosphate-dependent enzyme, which yields MKLPENLLQKLVVRKQNNALRKLPDTNLLTDFTSNDYIGFSKSAVIFNKTHSYLLETNTIQNGATGSRLISGNHSLYKITEIFIAQFHESESALIFNSGYDANVGFFSAVPQRNDVILYDELSHASIRDGILMSNAKTYKFNHNDFEDLERLIVKHQNAIIYIVTESVFSMDGDCPNLEELVLLSEKYNCYLVVDEAHALGVFGEKGEGLLQFLGLHNRVFARIMTFGKGLGCHGAVILGNQELKEYLINFARSFIYTTGLSPHSVATILIAYQQLEIEKETIDKLRQNIVYFNQQKKLLGLQPMFVRSKSAIQSAIIPGNENVKAVAKKMQEKGFDVKAILSPTVPEGQERLRFCIHSYNLEEEINEALCFLGSSLF from the coding sequence ATGAAATTACCAGAAAACCTTCTTCAAAAGTTAGTAGTAAGAAAGCAAAATAATGCGCTTAGAAAATTACCAGATACTAACCTATTAACTGATTTTACATCTAATGACTATATTGGGTTTTCAAAATCTGCGGTAATTTTTAATAAAACACATAGTTATTTACTAGAAACGAATACTATTCAAAACGGAGCTACGGGCTCAAGATTAATTTCAGGGAATCATTCTCTATATAAAATCACAGAAATCTTTATAGCGCAGTTTCACGAGTCAGAATCGGCTTTAATTTTTAATTCGGGTTATGATGCCAATGTTGGTTTTTTTAGCGCTGTGCCACAGCGCAATGATGTTATTTTGTATGATGAGTTAAGTCATGCTTCTATTCGTGATGGAATTTTAATGTCCAATGCCAAAACATATAAATTTAATCATAATGATTTTGAAGATTTAGAGCGACTCATAGTCAAACATCAAAACGCAATAATTTATATTGTTACCGAAAGTGTTTTTTCTATGGACGGTGATTGTCCGAATCTAGAAGAATTAGTGCTCTTGTCTGAAAAATATAATTGTTACCTCGTAGTCGATGAAGCTCATGCATTAGGAGTTTTTGGAGAAAAAGGCGAAGGCTTATTGCAGTTTTTAGGATTGCACAATAGGGTTTTTGCAAGAATCATGACTTTTGGTAAAGGATTAGGATGTCATGGAGCAGTAATTCTTGGTAATCAAGAATTAAAAGAATACCTCATTAATTTTGCTAGAAGCTTTATTTACACAACAGGATTATCTCCACATTCGGTTGCTACTATTCTTATTGCGTATCAACAATTGGAAATAGAAAAAGAAACTATCGATAAGCTACGTCAGAACATTGTTTACTTCAATCAACAAAAAAAACTTTTAGGATTACAGCCCATGTTTGTTCGAAGCAAATCGGCAATCCAATCGGCGATTATTCCTGGAAATGAAAATGTAAAAGCTGTTGCTAAAAAAATGCAAGAGAAGGGATTTGATGTAAAAGCGATCCTATCACCAACAGTTCCAGAAGGACAGGAGCGACTGCGTTTTTGTATTCATAGTTATAATTTAGAAGAAGAAATTAATGAAGCCTTGTGTTTTTTAGGAAGTAGCCTGTTTTAA
- the bioD gene encoding dethiobiotin synthase produces MKLFITGISTDVGKTIASTIIVEALEADYWKPIQAGDLDNSDTGKVQSRISNTKSQFHKNAYALNTPASPHLAAEIDGVTIDLNEITEPKTNNHLVIEGAGGVYVPLNDKEFVLDLIQPDHKVIVVSRHYLGSINHTVLTIEALKNRKLNIAGIIFSGSENKSSEAIILNSTGVKCIGRIDEEPYFDQNVIREYADLFRENLLEL; encoded by the coding sequence ATGAAACTATTTATTACAGGTATTTCTACTGATGTTGGTAAAACAATTGCTTCGACTATAATTGTAGAAGCATTAGAAGCTGATTATTGGAAACCGATTCAGGCAGGAGATTTAGATAACTCAGACACAGGAAAAGTACAATCAAGAATTTCGAATACTAAATCTCAATTTCACAAAAATGCATATGCTTTAAATACGCCAGCAAGTCCTCATTTGGCAGCAGAAATTGACGGAGTAACGATTGATTTAAATGAGATAACGGAACCTAAAACGAATAATCATTTGGTTATTGAAGGTGCAGGAGGGGTTTATGTACCCTTAAATGATAAAGAATTTGTACTTGATTTAATTCAACCAGATCATAAAGTTATTGTAGTTTCTAGGCATTATTTAGGAAGCATTAATCATACCGTGCTAACAATTGAAGCATTGAAGAACCGAAAATTGAATATTGCTGGAATTATCTTTAGCGGAAGCGAAAACAAATCATCAGAAGCAATTATTTTAAATAGTACAGGGGTAAAATGTATAGGACGAATTGATGAAGAACCTTATTTTGACCAGAATGTGATTCGCGAATATGCCGATTTATTTAGAGAGAATCTTTTAGAATTGTAA
- the bioA gene encoding adenosylmethionine--8-amino-7-oxononanoate transaminase yields the protein MTLSEKDSQYLWHPYTQHKTAAVPIAISRGEGALLWDENNKEYIDAIASWWVNPFGHSNRFIADAIYKQLTTLEHVLFGGFTHEPAIVLAERLIEILPKNQQKIFFSDNGSTAVEVGIKVALQYFFNKGEKRTTIIAFENAFHGDTFAAMAASGISFYTQAFQGMFIDVVRIPVPVKGQEQESFDALRAVIKEKNCAGFIFEPLVQGAAGMVMYEPEALATLIQICKENNVLTIADEVMTGFGKTGKTFAMDYLDEKPDMMCLSKALTGGTIPMAITTFTQEVFDAFYDDDINKALFHGHTFTANPTGCAAALASIDLLQTQEMQNNIARVNKSHLNFQNKIKNHSSVLTTRVLGVIFALEIKSDSEESYYGSMRTKLYNFFIDKGVILRPVGNIVYILPPYIISDEQLEKVYSIIEEAIEMVQA from the coding sequence ATGACATTATCAGAAAAAGACAGCCAGTATCTTTGGCATCCTTATACACAACATAAAACAGCAGCAGTTCCTATAGCAATCTCTAGAGGAGAAGGCGCACTACTTTGGGACGAAAATAATAAAGAATATATAGATGCAATTGCCTCTTGGTGGGTAAATCCTTTTGGACATAGTAATCGGTTTATTGCTGATGCTATTTACAAACAGTTAACTACTCTAGAGCACGTTTTGTTTGGTGGATTTACGCATGAGCCAGCAATTGTTCTTGCTGAAAGATTAATCGAAATTTTACCCAAAAACCAACAGAAAATTTTCTTTTCAGATAATGGTTCTACGGCAGTAGAAGTTGGGATAAAAGTGGCTTTACAATATTTCTTCAATAAAGGAGAAAAACGTACTACGATTATTGCTTTTGAAAACGCTTTTCATGGAGATACATTTGCTGCAATGGCTGCAAGCGGAATTTCATTTTATACACAAGCTTTTCAAGGAATGTTTATAGATGTGGTTCGAATTCCTGTACCTGTAAAAGGGCAAGAACAAGAAAGTTTTGATGCATTACGAGCAGTAATAAAAGAGAAGAATTGTGCAGGGTTCATTTTTGAACCATTAGTGCAAGGAGCAGCCGGAATGGTTATGTATGAGCCAGAAGCATTAGCTACTTTAATTCAGATTTGTAAAGAAAATAATGTTCTTACAATTGCCGATGAAGTTATGACAGGTTTTGGTAAAACAGGTAAAACATTTGCAATGGATTATCTAGATGAAAAACCGGATATGATGTGTCTTTCAAAAGCGCTTACTGGAGGAACAATCCCAATGGCGATTACCACTTTTACTCAAGAAGTTTTTGATGCTTTTTATGATGATGATATTAATAAAGCATTGTTTCATGGACATACTTTTACAGCCAATCCTACAGGATGTGCAGCGGCTTTAGCAAGTATAGATTTATTGCAAACGCAAGAAATGCAAAACAATATTGCACGTGTAAATAAGAGCCATTTAAATTTTCAGAATAAAATAAAAAATCACTCGAGTGTTTTAACAACCAGAGTTTTAGGTGTTATTTTTGCATTAGAAATTAAATCTGATTCAGAAGAAAGTTATTACGGATCGATGAGAACAAAGCTTTATAATTTCTTTATTGATAAAGGGGTTATTCTTAGGCCAGTGGGGAATATAGTTTACATATTACCTCCTTATATTATTAGTGACGAGCAACTAGAAAAAGTATACTCAATTATAGAAGAAGCTATAGAGATGGTACAAGCATAG
- a CDS encoding F0F1 ATP synthase subunit epsilon — protein sequence MTLEIVSPEAKLFSGNVTSVTLPGVDGSFQILNHHAPIVSILEKGTIKIVAPSFSFAKEVADKFTKVNDQTYTLEIVSGTIEMKDNKIIVLAD from the coding sequence ATGACTTTAGAAATAGTATCACCAGAAGCAAAATTATTCTCAGGAAATGTGACTTCGGTTACTTTGCCAGGAGTTGATGGAAGCTTTCAAATATTGAATCATCACGCTCCTATTGTTTCTATTTTAGAAAAAGGAACTATTAAAATTGTGGCACCTAGCTTCAGTTTTGCTAAAGAAGTAGCGGATAAATTCACGAAAGTAAATGACCAAACTTACACTTTGGAAATTGTGTCAGGTACTATCGAGATGAAAGACAATAAGATAATTGTTTTAGCAGACTAA